The following is a genomic window from Melitaea cinxia chromosome 7, ilMelCinx1.1, whole genome shotgun sequence.
gttatataatgataaaatatgttttaaattattagtataatgataaaaatgCTACTAACAAAAATCtttcagaaaattttgtatgttatatagtatttgtttatatattacagACGCACACGCGACATAAAAGGTGTTTAATTGACTTATTTGAAGGAGTACGACACGCAGTCCGATCGCTTATTGTAAGATACGTCTTTatctcatttattattattctaagtACGACAATAAGTACATTAATAGTTCATTGATTTCTACTGATAgttaaaaaacagtaaaaaggTAGCAAGTGTAGCGtagatatgtatatttaagtGAGAGTGAAGTATCATCTACGACATTAAAGTATTATCTTAATTTCTAGGTGTACGTAAaagcaaattttaaataaaacaaaagcttCGCTTTGGTGGAAACCTGAGCACAAACGATAACATTTGtgttttaagataaatttatgATCATCGTTTGATTGTATATATTGAAGAATCTCCCGTGAGCATGGTTGCTGTATAGTATTCGAAACGTCAGACATCTAAAAAACATAAAgcgtgataaaatccgaaaaaaatatttcattataatgaataaaattcgcgtaaacatcaAACAACAATACactaaagaagtttttaaatctatttggtcaataattatatatctatattaccTACAAATTTACACTTTCAAAATTATTTGCTAAATCGTTCACTTGATAAGAtacttgatatttattattggtaaataataatcattgctatttattacaattttagaaAGATGTCAGAATTCTCCACTACGAGCGTCACCGACGAAGACACAGACAATTTCTGCAAGTTGGCAACGGAATTAACAACACTAATCATATAAACAACCACTACTACCTTAACTAAGACATTTTATTGATTCcctattttatattaatctcatttcacttaattatgtatattttgtgtgtatgattaaaacattattatgaaacaacgcttatttattttttaaacaaacaaaaaagtataaatggAATAAGGAGTTGTGAGTtgactaagttttttttttcaaaaacaagACTGTGGGCTGAAGCTTTTACATGTATGctgtatttattacattataaattgcctaaattatctatttttttccaaatactaactttatttgaaatattgtaCTATGCTACACTCATCTCTACATCTatctcgttggcgcagtttgtagtggccctggcCCTGCTTTCTCCGCGGGTTAGGAGTTCGATTTCCGTCTGAATATGTCTgggtatattatttgtatttatatatgtataatttctatacagtcggctgttacatatatataacataagcATGAAATTGCTATTCAtagtaacagacgaccgtgtgtttatTTCATAtgatattggaacgaagttcgtTAAGAAAAAGTtccataagaaaaatatataacggaagtgacgtaatatcagtcacacgactgtgtaatatgacgtttgtaaaaccgAACTCATTTTACATTAGGAGCTTTAAATAGTTGGcgttttttggtaaaataatgaattaaaatagctatcgttgggGTGTAGTGTCTATTTGTTAAGTCCATTTTTATAAGTCTCCTAAATGGTAAAAAATATGGCGTCCTTCCGACCACAGAAAATTAgagtaataatgtaatttagtGAAGTGACACAAGAAGCAAATAAATGAACAATACTAATAACCCACAGATcagagagagagagtaaaattcattttatattcaaatattattgaaattatttcaaaacctgatagtaaattgaatatttttgataagaattagcagaggtacagaattatgaaaaaaaaaataaacaatcgaGCATCTTCATAAAaggcaaaattattttatattaaatgggaTAGCGTTTAAAATTttcagggtgaaattgatattcagaaatattaataatataaaataaaacctttacaataaacACTACTATAAAGGATtgacatttgtaatattttgtaaacatttttttttttcgcttaacataaaaaatctaaacaatatttaacaagTCAATCTTATGGCCGATCAGTTTTTCAACAATAGGTAGGCTGTTGGTTTAGggaatcaatttttttaattttttttttgcttgtgtATTAAGTGTAGTCCTATAGTCTTGTGTTAACGCATTAGTGTACGCGTCTGTCCTATATTTAAGTTTACTTGTATACCTATATGTGGAGACTTTTAATTGGTCTTAAtgtctatttgtatatttaaatccatgttatttagctgcaagttttcctgtaaaataaataaataaataaacttaataataaatcgctttacggtaacattgttttataacttattaacaaATTGTAGCCTATTTTATCGTTCATTTCGTTCATTCATTTATACTAATTCGcctctaaaaatataatcaccacatccctatttgccttataaaaaaaagatgttgaaATGACATaattgacaaattaaaaaattttaataaacaagtaAACACGTTTGTTTTTGTATAGTTTTAAAATCTCAAACACgatattaaatatagtaaaaatggCAAGTGGACTAACAAGTGACTTAAATGAAACTGACCACAATAAACAATTTGGAACGACATATCAGACGCAAGCACTTGGTCACGTTCAGAGTATAAGAAGGTAAAAAATCCTATCATGAATTAGaggaaagaattattaatataacaaacacatACTTTGACGTCTAATACAACAGCAGTAACATAGAAGCTGTTAGAAGAGCAGGGAGAAAAGGTAAGAAATTAGACCCGTCATTATTACATTCAGTACAATCGGCCAAAACCTAAAAATTCTCAAAACCgggaaatatttacaaaacacaaattataatataaaagaagaTTTTAAACTGGAGTCGGGGTCACCAATTTGGGGGGTGAAAGGAACGGGATATTGAGTTCCTCGTCCGCCAtagcaaagggaggatcctccaaccaaactggtgttttttttttttttatccctaCGCCTCCGAGTTTTATGTTTCGGAGTCCTTATTTACAATAGGTATAATTTACATCTAGGTCTCATTTATCATACTTCTATCAGTTTCTTCTTTTATCCATCCGCATTCATTCATAACCaaacgggtgttgtgtctggtgggctactgccccgaTGGTTGTTGTCggattcttatatatatatacttaatcgctctgataactttgatattgcgatgtaggatacgtcagttttctctagtttgtatgtcaCGAGATAGATGCCGCAACAAGCTATAATC
Proteins encoded in this region:
- the LOC123655007 gene encoding uncharacterized protein LOC123655007; the protein is MVKVIVLLFVCLALAAFATAKPLSHEESPKPINNNVIGTHTRHKRCLIDLFEGVRHAVRSLIKDVRILHYERHRRRHRQFLQVGNGINNTNHINNHYYLN